DNA sequence from the Anabaena sphaerica FACHB-251 genome:
GTCAAAGCCTCTCCCCTACCAGGGGAGAGGTTTGGAGAGAGGTTTTATATTTAATTGTGCCAAGTTACTTACCAAAAAGCAATTTCTTGTGTGTCTACCGCAGGAAATATATAACAGTATATTTATAAAATAACGTAGGATAGATGTTGAAAATATATATTTCATGAGACATTTATCATAGATTAAAATATGAAAATTCAATAATGAGGTACATATTCTTAGTGATTAAAAAAGATTATCAAAATACTTGGACACGAGAAATAAATGATATTGTGCGTGGCACTTGTGGAGGTTTTTTATTTGGTATTCCACTAATATATACTATGGAAGTATGGTGGATTGGCTCTCTAGCAAAACCAAGATTGATTTTTATAGCGATTGCTTTAATGTTTATTGTAGTTTTTTTGCTCAATTATACAGAGGGTTTTCGCAAACGCAGAAATAACTGGCGAGTTGATGAAGCAGCGATAGATACTGTAGAGGCAATGGCAATTGGATTTGTTTGTTCTGCATTTATGTTGTGGTTATTGCAAGAAATTACGCCAGAAACTTCCTTGAAAGAAAACCTGGGTAAAGTTGTATTTGAAGGTGTACCATTTACGCTAGGGGTGGCATTAGCCAACCAGTTTCTCCAAGAAAGTAATCAAAATAATTCAACATCAATTACTCATAAAGGTAATGGTATCAGCAAACATAAGCAAAATGGTTTGCACGGCACATTGGCTGATTTAGGTGCCACTCTCATTGGTGCAATTGTGATTGGTTTTAATATTGCACCAACCGATGAAGTTCCTATGTTAGCATCTGCTATTTCACCCCCTTGGTTATTGGCGCTAATGGCTGCATCTTTAGTGATTTCCTACGCAATTGTCTTTCAAGCTGGTTTTTCAGACCAACAAAAACGCAGACAGCAAAAAGGGATTTTTCAGAGGCCATTAAGTGAAACGACTATTTCTTATTTAGTATCTTTACTAGCAAGTGCAGTGATGCTGTTATTTTTTCAGAAGATAACTCTTGCAGACCCTTGGAGGATGTGGTTAGAACATACCTTAGTCTTGGGATTACCTGCAACTATTGGTGGTGCAGCGGGTAGGTTAGCAATATGATGCAAACAGAACCCCAACCAAAACTTTCTTTAGCTGAGTGGGTAACATTTAGTATAGCTTT
Encoded proteins:
- a CDS encoding TIGR02587 family membrane protein, whose amino-acid sequence is MRYIFLVIKKDYQNTWTREINDIVRGTCGGFLFGIPLIYTMEVWWIGSLAKPRLIFIAIALMFIVVFLLNYTEGFRKRRNNWRVDEAAIDTVEAMAIGFVCSAFMLWLLQEITPETSLKENLGKVVFEGVPFTLGVALANQFLQESNQNNSTSITHKGNGISKHKQNGLHGTLADLGATLIGAIVIGFNIAPTDEVPMLASAISPPWLLALMAASLVISYAIVFQAGFSDQQKRRQQKGIFQRPLSETTISYLVSLLASAVMLLFFQKITLADPWRMWLEHTLVLGLPATIGGAAGRLAI